CAATATGATTTGATTGGTGTAGTCTCTCCATCTTGTGTTATGGTAAAATAACCAAAAAGTAATTACCTAAGGCAAAAAGCAGGATCACAAAGAGAGGGCCACAGAAAAGGGCTCAGAAAAGGAGAGGGCGAACTTAGGATGGGGACAAGCTGAACTGAAATGTGACACAGATCACTCACTTGCGCTGGGAGAAGATAAGATGGTATAGGGGGGAGGGGGGCAAGAGCCTTGTCCCTGGACCAAAAGTTGTTTTGTAAAATGATCCACTGTTATCAAGCATGAAGAATTCTAGAAGTGCTTTAGACTCAGCCTTTTTGCTTGTGGCAGTGGTCTCTGGAGCCATGTCTGTACTGCattaaaaatacaaaaagaaAACGCCAAACCAGGAAGGCTTTGAGTCAAGCAttgctacagtacaacatcctGAGACTTCAAAGCTTTGATTCCTATCTTTATAATATCATAAAGATGAAATCGGGGGAAACCACGGCACAGGATCCAACTTCCATTAATAAGTACAGGGTTTCCAGCACACCATGTATACACGCAGTGGGAAGTCTCTGCGTTCACAGTAGTCTTTGTTGCATGAGACTTTGTCTCAGTTCATTATTTCAGAGTCAGCACTATATGATCATGGCTTGAACCAAAGACAATAACATTATTGTCTAATCTAtgctatatatacagtgccttcagaaagtattcacacccattgatTTTCCCccatattttgttgtgtcacagcctgaatataaatggattcaattgaggtCGTGTGCCACTGGCctatacacaatacctcataatgtcaaagatgaattatgttttttgaaaagaaaatgaaaagttgaaatgtcttgagtcaagtatTCAGCCCATTGTTATGACATGTCTAAATAAGTCTAGGAgtacaaatgtgcttaacaagtcacataatatgctgcatggactcactttgtgcaataatagtgtttaacgtgatttttgaatgactaccaaACAATaactcaaccacaaagaccagagttTTTCCAATGCCTGGTGAAGAAGGGCACCCATTGGTAGATGGGAATAATGTAACAATctgacactgaatatccctttgagcttggtgaagttattaattacactttggagtGTGTGTCAATACACCCTGCCACTACAttatacaggtgtccttcctaactcagttgccggagaggaagggaactgctcaggaatttcaccataAAGTTTTAAAACTTTAAAACGGTTAAAGAGTTTGActgtgatagaaaactgaggatggatcaacaacattgtagtaacCCCACAATACTagcctaaatgacagagtgagaaggaagcctgtacataataaaaaaatattcaaaaacatgcattctatttgcaataagacactaaagtaaaactgcaaagaatgtgtcaaagaaattaacattatgtcctgaatacagtgttatatttggggcaaacacaacacatcactgagcaccactcttcatattttcaagcatggtggtggctgcatcatgtaatgagtatgcttgtcattggcaaggactagggagattgaagaatccaggtgtgtaaagctcttcaAGAATTACCCAGAAAAGCTCACagtgtaatcactgccaaaggtgattgtaacatgtattgacttaggggtgcgaataattatgtaaatgagatatctgTATttgattttcaatacattttttaaaaaaaataatcccaaaacatgttttcattttgttattatggggtattgtgtgtagatggatgagaagattattttttttaatccattttgaattcaggctgtaacacaacaaactgTGGAATACATCAAGGGCTATGAATAATTTCTGCAGGCACTGTAGCTGAAAGCGACTAAAACTATGTGTCctttagtacatatacagtaaattACAATATACAATAATAATATTTATTGGCACTTTATGTTATGGTACAGAAATTACCAGGGAttctctaatatatatatatatatggtaaaATTATAATTACATAGTAGTAACCTTTGAATTAGTTATTTGTTGTGATTAGATGAATCAGGCACCACTAGGGACTATTTGTCAGTCCATCTGTAATTTGCATGTCTTGTATTCATGGAGTATGTAAAATTAACTATGCAAAACTAGCTAGTCTAAATCCCAGCATATTCAAATATTCTGAGGAACAAGATTTCTAAGGTCCGCTCTCTAAAAGTATTTTCGACATAATCATGTTGAATGTATTGTTTGTAGCTTATAGATTCTTATACTATTGTGCGCACACACATCTAAACATCTGAGTAGAGGGTTTGTCCATTGTGGTCCTCCCAGGTGACACACACCCTAGGTCTGTAGGCCATCCTAGTGACATCCAGCTCAGGTTTACACTGGAACCATGTTTGAAGCAGTTGATCCATCTGTTCCTGCTTGGTGATCCCATggagtctctcctcctcttcatccaccATGTCTTCTTCCCCCCTGTACCTGACTTCGGGTGAGAGAGGCAGTCTGAGTACTGCGTCTTCCCGCATGCCCTCGAAGAACTGCACAACGCACTTGCGGGCAAAATCGCGGCAGTGAAGCACGCAGGTCTCATCGAAGAGCTTCTGCTCGATGTCCAGGTAGTTGCTCCAGTAGCGCGTCTGGAGGTTGGTGGCGTGGTCGTCGAAACAGGGCTTGATGAGACGGCCCAGCGCACCCAAGagaatgaagaagaggaggatagacCAGCCAATCGCCTGTCAGGAAATACAGTACAAACAAAGCATTGGCATTCTCGAATGGAGAGTGGAGGACATCAGTCATCAGGGTGATAGTTTCTGACACACCCCGGTTAAGGAATGGGATTTGACTGTACAAATAATGAACAAAAGCCAGCCTACCTAAGTAGGGcaacaacattttaaaaaatccctTTGAATACTAAACCCATCAACTCAAATACGCAAAGTAAAGACATGAGTTTCAGAGGTATTTAAAAACGGGAGTGCACTCACTTGGGAGTAGCAGCGCACGTAGCGTGAAACAGCTTTACGAAATGTGCTGTTCCTGAAGATCATATCCTCCTTGCAGGGCACCTTGGCCATGAGCTTGATCAGGTCAAGGCCAGTATTGTTGGGCATGCCTGTGAAAGTATAGAGTACAACTAAAGTTTGTGTTTGAGTCCAAGTTCAAATGTTATAGTAGACAAGACTACACTATTTTGACTCTGGGTGAGGGTTTGGGTGAAAATCAGTTAGTTACAGGGCTATGAGTTAAGGTTATGATTGACAGGTGTTTCGGGCTATAGCTACCTGAGAAAGGCTTGGGGTCTACACTCATGCTGAAAGCACAGATGAAGATCTTCCCATCCAGCAGAGTGACCAGAATCCACACCATGGGTGCCAGTAGGGCCCTCTGCATCATGGCAGAGAACATGTACCTGCAGAGGGTTAGGAATAACATCACAATTAATTACAGGAAGCAGTAGTCGTTTTTTGGAAGAAAAGCTGTGATGGTAGTGGTCGTAAACACAGGAGCATGAGGTGGTTTTGACAGCAGCACTTGACAACTCACTTGACAATGGCAGGATTTTTGCTTCTCTTCCCAATGGGTCTCAACCATTCTTCCATCATGACCCCTGTGTGTCGATTGACCAAGATTCCCAGGAAGAAGAATATTAAAGGCGGGACAAACATCACCCCCAGTGCGTAGAGTTTGTTGTATTGTGGAATACAGGGGCAGTTGAAGTCAAAGCTGGTGTAGAGCTTCACACTGATCAGGGCCAGTACAATACAGATTCCATTTGATATGGACTCGGAATTGGACTGAAAATACTGCAGAACTAACTTCAGACGGTCCATGGTTTAGTGAGACCGAAAACTTACGACACACACGTGATAATGATCCGGTAAAGTGGTCAGACGAGGTTAACACACTGTACCAAAGTAACCGCAAACACCTTCGTTTTAAGAACAAGATTTTCCCTACCACGAAATAGTCCTCACTGAAGAATCAACTTCATTCCATTGTTGAATAAAAAAGTCAATACCGTACTAGTATTTTTGTTAGGTTGAGTGAAGAATCAGAGCAGAGGTTGAAAAACACACCAGCCAGGTTAGTGTCATCTGACCACACCCCAGTAGTACGTGTGCAGGTCGGACGGAGCACACTGACAGAGGCTTtaggagaggacggaggagggTGTGTTCACTAGCTCCTACTGTGCAGGTGCAACAGAGTTCAACACTGTATAACAATCACTGATCTTTGAATGACAGGTGTTTAATGACTTTGCTGTACTCTTATAAGAGCCAGAGCCTTTTCTACCTATTATTTTTTTACTCTGAATAACCCCAATGTGAACTGTTCACGTCAACTTTGTGTCTCACATTGCTTCCCAAACACGACACATTGTTTTATTAAATACATGTGAAAACATGGATACTCCTTTCAAAGACAAAAAGGTGCATTCACCAGTGCTGCTTACAGACTATGTAGCTCTAAGAAACAGAACTCACATGATCAGAACGACACATTCAAGTGTTGGTTTATTTTTTGAAAATGATAGGCATACAAAACAATTAAAAGGACATGGTCTCAGCATGCATAAAGTGCTTGGAGTTTTGCTCCAACATACAGTGTCAACGAACCCGTTGCGTGAACAAGATATAGGAGTTCAGCATTTACTTTAGCATGCATTGTGAAAAGTAATTGATTCCAATTCAAGTGGGGCTTATGATTACTTTAAGTGATTTAATCGTCGCACCTAAAATTGGTAAATGTCCTACCAGCATCCTAATCCACAGCAAAAACAGCATAATGGCAGCTATGAGATTCGTCTAAGATTTCAAAATACAGTGGacaaaacatgctctttccatgacagactgaccaggtgaaagcaaagatcacttattgatgaaacttgttaaatccactccaatcaaTTTAGATGAAGGCAGTATTTTTAaacattgagacatggattgtatgcgtgtgccattcagagggtgaatggggaaaacaagaacagggtatggtaggtgccaggtgcactggtttgagggtcaagaattgcaacgctgctgggtttcacacaacaaaaatgtgtaagtaaaatggtccaccacccaaatcgacaactgtgggaagcattggcgtcaacatgggccagcatccgtgtggaacgcttgacaccttgtagagtccatgccctgacgaattgaagctgttccgagcacaactcaatattaggaaggtgttcctaaagtTTTGGACATTCCGTGTATAGGAACACTAGCTTCTGGAAGAAAGGATTCAGTCTCCACTATAACCAACAGCATTTGACAAACTCCACAACAAAAAGTAACATTTACCATAGGCAGTAAAGACATAACTTTAGTATAAACAGTAGTTTCAGGAGAATGGGTTGAGTAATTCCTCTAGTTTCTGTTGGTACAGTACTACAACGAACATCAGAACAGTGGACCCTTACGATCCAGCTCTAGCTTAAGGTTACGCCATTATGAGCATCACATCTGCGCCTTTCAAATTTAGGTCAAGCTGATCTCCGATGATTCTTTGGCTTCGATCACCTTGAAAACTCCAACCTTCTGTTTGGAGCTCCTCTTGGCCTTGTCTGGAAAGAGACAAACTGGTtacattacacacaatacaacagaggCCAAACAAAAGCAAGGTTTCATCAGGTGACCATGTTACGGGGAGAGGCACTGGTGCTCTGCAGTGGTAAAGCATCCTGACAAAGGCCGAGGACTTCAGTATATTGTGACGCAGGTATGATCAACACCATTCATGATAACAGTAGTTGTGAATTGAATAGAACCCACAGCTTAACTCACCCAGAAGGTCACTGCGGTCCAGCAGAGCCTCCAGGTCCTTGTCACTAATGACCTCCCCCTTGGTGCTTTTCACTTCCCTGAAAAAGACAAGAAACAATCAATCATTAGATAACCATAGACATCTGACCAACCTAATATAAAACATTTCTGAGTCTCAATGAAAATACATTATGAAAATTGATCAAGGGGGTTgggaaataacacaaaaaaacgaGTACTTCTCGTAATCTCTGGTGTTGAGAAGATCCATCAACTCAGACACGTCGACGCAGCTCTTGGTCTGTTTGAGTTCAGCCTTTCCTCCTTTGAATTTttctaataaaaaaaaaaataaaacggTACAGTCAGTCTGAATTTAGAGAATTAAATTGTCACATTAATTCCAAGAATTCTATTAAATATTATCCCCAACAATTCCCTCAAGCTGATCATGTCACTGTTCAGACAGCCTAGCTATACAGGAAATCTAGTTTTGATAGTGCATTAGTAACATTGTCTCAAAGTCTAAACCGTTGGGGGTACGGTTTTTACTGGGCTAATATATTGAATggttaagatggtcataccatggataaTTTAGTCATTTGATTTTGAGTTTTAGGTACActttatttgataaaatattgaatttggcctttactactatagcccatagaagcACACTGCACACTCAAATGTATCATAAGGAATACGGTtttaaagtgtctgtcctatatctaggagaagGAAGCtcaggatttttttatttatttaaacagaTTTACAAAATTTTATCAAATTTAAAACCTAATTTTTGTTGGCAAAAAACAACCTACATATACTTCCATTCATATGTGTGGATTACCTTGAAAACaagtcctgtgacacttgtgggggatTGTAcaacaaaacagagaacaccatcgtgtttgtgagagtcatCTTACCAGAGTGGACAGTTTGTAGGGCAAACCATTCAGACGTTTGGGAAAAATActgattttcaggatgtctcacgGTCTGGCAAACGCAGGCCATGCAATAAAACTGTTCTCTATCTAAAACGtacggattttgatggggatgttTTGTATTATGTCACTTAAATAGACACGGGTGAATTCAAgaattgaattggaatttcaAATGAACACACCAGACAGGAGTTCAAAGACCACTTCAAATATCTCAATTACTTTCAAAGTAAGTATTCGGATATATTTTATTTGAGAAGACAAGTAGTTgaatatttaaatgtatttggaaatacacttGGCAAGGTTGTTTTTTGTCCTGGATCAAAAAGGGGCTTAGGTGGTTGGCGTGACAGGGAGCATGGTCGGCCATCTTGGCGGTATAGAGACATGTAAGTACATTCCCTGTAATTCTATACATTTCTCCATGGAGCCAAGATACAATTTATGACCccaccctcggagagtggggcCATGGCCAGGAATCAGCCATTATTGACACGACCGTGGAGCAATTACAGATAAGTGCCTTGCTTTCACCTtgtctgctggggatttgaactaCTGACTCAACGATCTAACCGATAAGCTACATGCCACCCCATGTTTCAAACTATTAGGAATGCATTTAAAATATActggaaaaaaatatttgaaacgcAA
This genomic interval from Oncorhynchus keta strain PuntledgeMale-10-30-2019 chromosome 2, Oket_V2, whole genome shotgun sequence contains the following:
- the calhm3 gene encoding calcium homeostasis modulator protein 3 encodes the protein MDRLKLVLQYFQSNSESISNGICIVLALISVKLYTSFDFNCPCIPQYNKLYALGVMFVPPLIFFFLGILVNRHTGVMMEEWLRPIGKRSKNPAIVKYMFSAMMQRALLAPMVWILVTLLDGKIFICAFSMSVDPKPFSGMPNNTGLDLIKLMAKVPCKEDMIFRNSTFRKAVSRYVRCYSQAIGWSILLFFILLGALGRLIKPCFDDHATNLQTRYWSNYLDIEQKLFDETCVLHCRDFARKCVVQFFEGMREDAVLRLPLSPEVRYRGEEDMVDEEEERLHGITKQEQMDQLLQTWFQCKPELDVTRMAYRPRVCVTWEDHNGQTLYSDV